A region of Salvelinus namaycush isolate Seneca chromosome 9, SaNama_1.0, whole genome shotgun sequence DNA encodes the following proteins:
- the LOC120053887 gene encoding E3 ubiquitin-protein ligase Siah1-like: MDEEMSRQTATALPTGTSKCAPSQRIPTLSGTTASNSDLASLFECPVCFDYVLPPILQCQSGHLVCSNCRPKLTCCPTCRGPLGSIRNLAMEKVANSVLFPCKYASSGCEVTLPHTDKADHEELCEFRPYSCPCPGASCKWQGSLDAVMPHLMHQHKSITTLQGEDIVFLATDINLPGAVDWVMMQSCFGFHFMLVLEKQEKYDGHQQFFAIVQLIGTRKQAENFAYRLELNGHRRRLTWEATPRSIHEGIATAIMNSDCLVFDTSIAQLFAENGNLGINVTISMC; this comes from the exons ATGGACGAAG AAATGAGTCGCCAGACCGCCACAGCGCTGCCAACAGGAACCTCCAAGTGCGCCCCCTCCCAGCGCATCCCCACCCTGTCCGGCACTACAGCCTCTAACAGCGACCTGGCCAGCCTGTTTGAGTGCCCTGTCTGCTTCGACTATGTGCTGCCCCCCATCCTGCAGTGCCAGAGCGGCCACCTGGTCTGCAGCAACTGCCGGCCCAAGCTCACTTGCTGCCCCACCTGCCGGGGCCCGCTGGGCTCCATCCGGAACCTGGCCATGGAGAAGGTGGCCAACTCTGTGCTGTTCCCCTGCAAGTATGCGTCGTCGGGATGCGAGGTAACGCTGCCCCACACAGACAAGGCGGATCACGAGGAGCTGTGTGAGTTCCGGCCGTACTCCTGCCCCTGCCCAGGGGCCTCCTGTAAGTGGCAGGGCTCGTTGGACGCGGTCATGCCCCACCTCATGCACCAGCACAAATCCATCACCACGCTGCAGGGCGAGGACATTGTGTTCCTGGCTACAGACATTAACCTGCCTGGGGCAGTGGACTGGGTCATGATGCAGTCCTGCTTTGGTTTCCACTTCATGCTGGTCCTGGAGAAGCAGGAGAAGTACGACGGCCACCAGCAGTTCTTTGCCATTGTGCAGCTAATCGGCACGCGGAAGCAGGCAGAGAACTTTGCCTACCGCCTGGAGCTCAACGGGCACCGGCGACGGCTCACCTGGGAGGCCACGCCCCGTTCCATCCACGAGGGCATTGCCACGGCCATTATGAACAGCGACTGCCTGGTGTTTGATACCTCCATCGCGCAGCTGTTCGCTGAGAACGGGAACCTGGGCATCAATGTCACCATATCCATGTGCTGA